The sequence CAAGAAACAGAAAGAAGAGGGAAAATAGGGGCTTCTTGTGGTTGGAAATCAACGACAATTTGAATTTAGCTTTGGGTTGTCAGTTTCTTGCATTGAATCTGTATGGACCTCGGAAGGCCCCATCCGAGGAGGCTTTATCAAGTTTGGAGGGGAAGCAATGTAATCTCTTCTTCTTTATGGTTCTTCTAATCGATAGTTTGTCGGGTATTCTTGAATCTGATACGTGATGTTTCTCGAAATtcccaccccccccccccctccccAAATCAAATCTCTGCCTTTTAATGGGAGGTGGGACAACTCTTGGAAGTAAGATCAAAGTTATAAACTGCTTATTTTAGGATCATTACTGGAGTTATCATTTGATGCTTTGGACTTTACTGGAAGAGCCATTTTGATGTTTTCAATTGTGGATTTGAAATTCCCTGTTTGATTTGAATTTTCATTTGTTATATAGTAGATTCAGATGTACATCTGCTCCTGTTTGTATGCATGCTATTGTGTAtttcttgtaaatattttcctcaTTACATCATTCCTAGTACTGTAAGTTGTAATGGAGCAAGTATTGATGGTGTCTATATATTAGTATAAGTTTACATTTATGATGGTTTTAGATTTGGCTTGTTCATTAATTTATATTGTTTGTTGTTTCACTTGTTACAGAAATTCTTGTTAGGGGGGAGATTGATCTTCGGACCCGATGTGTCTTCTTTGTTCTTGACAACGTTTTTAATTGTTGGTCCTGTCCTCGCGTTTTGTATAAAGATTCTGTTGGTCATTAAACACAACATCAAAGAAGGCAAGAATGCCAATCCTTGGTATCCAGTACTTATTGTGGCTATAGTGCTAACGTTGTTGGTAAGTGGACTGATTTTCAAGCGGTTTACAATTTTGTGTAGATCACCATTGGTAAATTTGGATTTTATACTTGTGCCATGAAGATAAAACTATTATGGAAATCAAGGTGCTCGACTTGAAGAacagttttatataaaaaataagttataTATCATCgaatattgattattttacgtCGTTTCTTCGTCATATTTAATGCATATATATCACAATctaatacaaaatattcaacTTCTTAGATTTTGAAGATCTCTAAAATAGCCTTATTGAGAAGGATTGAACCATGATGCCTATGTGTTTTTGCAGGATGTATTCTTCCTCTTCCATACCTCAAGCAGAGATCCAGGAATCGTTCCTAGAAACACAAAACCTCCAGAATCTGAcgaaacatttgaaataaacacTCCTTCAATGGAGTGGGTCAATGGTAGAACTCCACACCTGAAACTTCCTCGCACGAAAGATGTCGTCGTAAATGGGCACACTGTCAAAGtgaaattttgtgacacatgttTACTCTACCGTCCACCTCGTGCATCTCATTGCTCCATCTGCAACAATTGTGTTCAGAGATTCGATCACCACTGTCCATGGGTTGGTCAATGCATTGGTATAGTGAGTATTCTGACGTtctaaaacaaattttgatgGCTAAAGTATAATCATTTAGTATAGACGTCAGTTTAACTTTGCATGTCTTGGTGTGTTTTATGCATCTTATTGTTCCCATTTTTTCAAACTCAAATCCGATTATTCACTAACTGTGGTGGAGCAGCAGTTGCCCCTGCTATTTCTATGTGATTGTTTCTATGCACAACAATTGAAATTTGTTCAGTTGTGTACCGTAAAAAAGATTCGATTTGGGTTGAATCGTTAATATCAGCTGTAACCTTTCATGAAACAATTGACATATGGCTCTACACTAAATCTTGAGAAACAGTCTTGTTTTATGCTTTCTGGAATTGCTATTTTCAACTAATTTTTCGTCATCATAACGCACATAATGCACGTGTAAGTGACAGTGTCATCTTTTGTTGTGTATTTATGCAGCGGAACTATAGGTTCTTCTACATGTTTATATCAACATCGACGATTTTATGCATTTATGTTTTTGTCGTCTCTTGGATCAACATTGTCCAACCTAAAGGCAAAGTATTTAAAGCCATGTCGAGTGATGTTTTATCGGTTATACTCATTGTTTACTGCTTCATTGCTGTTTGGTTTGTTGGTGGCCTCTCAGTTTTCCACTTCTATCTGATTAGCACGAATCAGGtgagttttctttcaaaattatgcaaAGTAATCACCTTTCAAATTCAGAAACTGTAAACAACAGTCCGTTTATTcctaaattttaaatgtttacataTGCAGACTACATATGAGAACTTCAGGTATCGATATGATAAAAAGGAGAATCCATATAACAAAGGGATGATCAAGAACCTCAAAGAAGTCTTTTTTTCTAAGATCCCACCTTCAATGAATGATTTTCGAGCATTTTTTCGCGAAGAAGAAAGTGTGGTTGTGGAACCTACGGATCATGATTTCATGGTCATGGGAGGTATGAAAAGCTCCAAAGAAAAAATCGAACTTGAAATGGGATCATCAAAGCTCGATGAGGAACACGACTTAACGCTTCCTGAGATTTTGAATAATCTGGCATATGATGATACAGTCGTGAAACCAAGGGAAGGAAGTGAAAGAACTGATTCTGGCAGGCTCATCGTTCCTATCGAACAAGAATTGAACGATCCCACGAACAACTTCACTATAGAAGTTGAGGATAATCTAGACGAGAAAACGCAAGATGTAACTATCTGAACAAAGGTCAGCATCTGTTCAACTTGTTGAATATACAGGTAACCTTCCCTGTTACACTCGAAAATGGTAATGCATGTCAGTCAAGCATTAGTTAACTTCAAACATTGTTCCGAATGTGTGATTTCAATCAACATGTTAAGCATTCTTAAGATCACAGAGTGAGTAATATGGCGCTCACGATATGTTCTTGAGCAGTTGAGCGGACACATAGTCGTAAACTGTTTAACGACGTACATATATGGTGTTTTTATTTCCAATGTCGCTCCGTGAGATAACCATATGATCGTTTGTGTTCGATGATAATTCAGATTCATGCCCGAGGAGATTTTCGTTTGTCCAAGATTCATTGCAGTTCCAAGCTTGCAGCAGAAATATTTGAACTTCTATAAGATCCCTTTGTTGAGAAATAATATATGATGATCAATCTTGCAACACTGAGATTAAAAAGTGTAGATAGGCCAATTTATAGTGATTTTTTCTGTGTTGTTTTCAGTTTTCCCCCCACTCGTTCTTCCTGTGATTTTAATTTATCCTTGGAATTATTGTTCGATGCAAATTCTGATTCAAGAAATTATGTGAAACAATTGGTTtcatttttattgataaatatGCCTCGAACAACTCTGAcaagtaaatatagtaaaataaattaaaaaatttaaagtgaTTATTagattttagaatttaattgatttgatcaaAATTTCTAAGATAGAAATGATACAACTTGTAAATTAGAAACTAATAATTGTTTAAGTGATAatgtctcttgtgaaacggtctcacatatctttattcgtgagatatGTCAactttgttcatatttacaataaaaaaataacacttttgaaataaacataataatttttcatagatgacctaaATAGAAGATTCGTTTGACAAAATTGATCAATGAGACGTCTCACGAGagtttttgtgattgttttatcatagattgaattttttcaattcATGGTAGATAGATAGAATAATCCCATCCATGGTAACATGAAATGGAGAAGGTCGATGTCTTTTAGTCCATTCGATAATATGATCTTCAGCTTGGAGTGAAATCTTGAATTCGAgactaaattataataataaaaacaatccTAATAGAGGgaacaatatttaattattgcAATACATAGCTATATGTACTATgattaggtctcttgtgagacggtctcacgaatatttatctatgagacgggtcaaccctacccatattcacaataaaaagtaatactcttagcataaaaagtaatatttttcatggatgacccaaataagatatctgtctcacaaaatacgacatgtgagaccgtctcacacaagtttttaccatgCACTACAATAGCGTAAATGATTAATCAAAAACACTTCATATTAATctcttaaatttttgaaaaattttagaaattaatgATTGATTTAACTGattatttaacaattttttggtggtgttaaaaataattaaccagGATTTTATATTGGTTAAGTAAATAAATCAAGCCAATTGAATCGATTTTGAGAACGCGTAATAGGGATTAACATAGGACATGACGTgatttttctcaaatttatcttttgaaaatttatttatttatttattttactaaaaaaattgtttatagTGATCCCTCACCACCAGTTGCATGTTTAAacaattgaaataatttttaaacatattaatttttattatttttaaattgaaaatataggTCTATAGGTGTTCACGAAAAAAGAAATTAAGTACTTAGTCACATAATTTTTTACcaataaatataattgaaatatttatttcaattatatatatatatatatataattacttGCGAAACAATGAAAATTATAGAATAAAACCCTCTGCTTTATGAAATCATACTATATTTTTTACTACACAAATTCAAataatatgattatatatatttgtatatatatatatatatatattgtaacgGGAGAACCCGTAACCGCTATCCGTAGGTGTACACAGGATAAATCTTCTCGTTGAACTCGTTATTCTGCTTACGTCAATCATATATATGCGTACACGACAAACATGCATAAGTTTCCGCTCAAAGTTCATAGAAACCACCAAGTATGTTCATGTAATAAATATTCTTGCAAATTGTAGAGTTTTCCGTgtatgtaatataattatttgacttTTTTTGCCTAAGTTGgattttaaagattaaaatattttaaaagtagtATACTTTCATCGCCAAACATCTCTATTGATGATTATTAAATtgtagttttatttatttatttatttaatattcattttcagcatttattaagAATCCCGATATTTGGCTTCACTAGACAAAACATATCCTCTCGCTTGGAATTTTCTTCTAATTCACATCTGTGACTATGACAGGAACATTCAGCCAAAGACCGAGACAAGATAATTAATGcccatcacacacacacacacacacacacacacacacacacactttatttatgtatttactgatataattttgaataaaaatcgAGTTGatttatctttaaattttatttcaatattaaattaataatatcataaaaaactGTTGTATTTGTAAGACCGAGTATTGttgttttatcaaaaactatagctggtggtaatacTGCAACTCAAAATACGTATAGATTATTCTACTCAGCAGATAATTACATTCTTTGTcatcaattaaaatttatactAATTGTAATTCTGAACTTTGCCGctatatcaaaaaatatagcTGCTGGTAACGATAcgactcaaatattttaaaccgcacagcaagACAAACAACATATTTGGATTGTTCTTTCTACcatagacaattattgcactcaacaatattttatttttatttatttttaaaaatattttatagattAAACtcataataaaaacaaaattatttaatatatcttgtattgtagtaaattgaaattgaaaaataaatagggACCAATATTATGTTAAACACAATTATGATGTTCGAAAGATAAAGCTaaagacaatttttttttttttaaaaaaaaaaacttgtttaCTCGTTGACATTGACCGATGCTATTggataagacaaaaacttgtgtgagacggtcttacggatcgCATTTTGTGAAATGAatttcttatttgagtcatccatgaaaaaaatttactttttatgctaagagtattactttttattgtgaatatcggcagGGTTGACCCGTACTCCTTGGATAAAACCCATGaatcatgtttatttttataatgataatatatataatacaaacACGTCTTAataaatcaccaaaaatttaaatacttgTTCACGAAATATTGAAATATGCATGAGTCATGACTCGGGCGGATATCAATTATATGATCGAATATTTGTTATTTCATCAAAATAATCTATAGTTATCGATAATAATATaaacaatttttaatttatacaatGACTAAAACATCATGTATCTACTATTTCGAACAAAGAAAATATTCTCTTTCgaacaaatattaaattcagTTACATAATAGAAAAGAAATACTTTGAAATAGGTTAATGTTTTAGAATTCAGACTTAAAGACTGAATATGTCATGCAATTTCATAAGTATTTTCCCTCTGTGAAAATCAACTATTCACTTGGCTTCtcaaattgttaaaaaaagaaaacgatTTTCGTTtcattttagcgacggaattaACCGTCGTTAATGATCTTTTTTTTAGTGATTTATATTGGATGGATTTGGTagatttttcaataaaaaaattacgtttaattcttgtttttaaatattttatttccttacgaaaaaaattataataaataacgtattggattcaaaataataataataataacatggacacaaaaataaataagaaaatttacaatatGAAATACtaaatatcttgaatttctatCTTCCATAAACCATTATTTATAATCGCAATAATTCGAATAtttattcttagcataaaatatAGCTCGAAAAATCGACTAGAAGACATGCAGAAtaactaaattaaatatatttttcgtcTATTTAAAAGTAATATGTCGATGCAATATGATTAACGATGTACGAGTTAAACAAGACTTCCAAAAAATACCTATAGGAGTCACTATAAATACAAGCTTGATCAAACAAATTGTATCTTGTAGTTGACAACAAGTTTGTTTaggttttataaaaaatattagaacAAAAAACATTAAAAGGTGGAGCCAATGTATTGTAACATTTGATGTTCTCTCTTGAAAATCACAAGATCGAGGctgaaatataattaaatactcATAATTACAAAgtttaaataatacaaaaaaatgaaaaccattaatttgaagaaaaaaaattgaaccaacaaaataatttgatatatatatatattaaaaaattaaaaataaaatttaataaaaaaaactcttaTAATACTATTTCATGAATCAATTTTGTTAGACTGATCTTTGAATCGAtctaatttatgaaaaataataatttttatataaaaaatattatttttcaaaataaatataaaatgagTTAATAAAGACTCTTATACATGGACACTAATTTTGCTATTTTCCAAACAAAATCAAATACTGGCATTTGGAAATGAGTATTTCTTGTAAGACgatctcatgaatttttatttgtgagacgggtcaactctatcgatattcacaataaaaagtaatactcttagtataaaaagtaatacttttttattaatgatccaaataaaagacCTGTCTTACAAAATATGTACGTGAGATGGTCTCGTTTTTGTCATTCAAAATCCGGATGGGACGAATCAATTTCTGACGGGCCCACAGGAGCGTGT comes from Primulina huaijiensis isolate GDHJ02 chromosome 17, ASM1229523v2, whole genome shotgun sequence and encodes:
- the LOC140962452 gene encoding probable protein S-acyltransferase 4 translates to MDLGRPHPRRLYQVWRGSNKFLLGGRLIFGPDVSSLFLTTFLIVGPVLAFCIKILLVIKHNIKEGKNANPWYPVLIVAIVLTLLDVFFLFHTSSRDPGIVPRNTKPPESDETFEINTPSMEWVNGRTPHLKLPRTKDVVVNGHTVKVKFCDTCLLYRPPRASHCSICNNCVQRFDHHCPWVGQCIGIRNYRFFYMFISTSTILCIYVFVVSWINIVQPKGKVFKAMSSDVLSVILIVYCFIAVWFVGGLSVFHFYLISTNQTTYENFRYRYDKKENPYNKGMIKNLKEVFFSKIPPSMNDFRAFFREEESVVVEPTDHDFMVMGGMKSSKEKIELEMGSSKLDEEHDLTLPEILNNLAYDDTVVKPREGSERTDSGRLIVPIEQELNDPTNNFTIEVEDNLDEKTQDVTI